TCATCGTGATGGCGTTCGACGAGCAGGGGCAGGCGGACACGGTGGAGCGCAAGGTCGACATCTGCGCGCGCGCGTACCGCATCCTGGTCGAGCAGGTCGGCTTCGCGCCGCAGGACGTCATCTTCGATCCCAACGTGTTCGCGATCGCCACGGGGATCGAGGAGCACAACGCGTACGGCGTGGCGTTCATCGAGGCCGCGCGTCGCATCCGGGCCGAGCTGCCGCACGCCAGCATCAGCGGCGGCATCAGCAACGTGTCGTTCTCCTTCCGCGGGAACGAGCCGGTGCGCATGGCGATCCACGCGGTGTTCCTGTACCACGCGATCCGCGCCGGGCTGACGATGGGCATCGTCAACGCGGGCGCGCTGCCGGTCTACGACGACATCGACCCCGAGCTGCTGGCGCGCGCCGAGGACGTGGTGCTGAACCGCCGCCCCGACGCGACCGAGCGGCTGCTGGAGATCGCGGAGCGCTTCCGCGGGCAGAAGCAGGCGGCCGTCGAGACGGACGCGTGGCGCGCGCTGCCGGTGACGGAGCGGCTGTCGTACGCGCTGGTGCACGGCATCGACGCGCACGTGGTGGACGACACCGAGGAGGCGCGGCTCCAGTTCGCGCGCCCCATCGAGGTGATCGAGGGGCCGCTCATGGACGGCATGAACGTCGTCGGCGACCTGTTCGGGTCGGGGAAGATGTTCCTGCCGCAGGTGGTGAAGAGCGCCCGCGTGATGAAGAAGGCGGTCGCGCACCTGATCCCCTTCATCGAGGCCGAGAAGGCGGAGCGGAACGACACGCGCAGCGCCGGCAAGGTGCTGATGGCGACGGTCAAGGGCGACGTGCACGACATCGGCAAGAACATCGTGGGCGTGGTGCTGCAGTGCAACAACTTCGAGGTCGTGGACCTGGGCGTGATGGTGCCCGCGGCGACGATCCTCGAGACCGCGAAGCGCGAGGGCGTCGACCTGATCGGGCTCTCGGGGCTCATCACGCCGTCGCTCGAGGAGATGGCGTTCGTCGCGGGCGAGATGCAGCGCCAGGGCTTCACGACGCCGCTGCTGATCGGCGGCGCGACGACGTCGAAGGTGCACACGGCGGTGAAGATCGCGCCCCAGTACTCTGGGCCGGTCGTGCACGTGCTGGACGCGTCGCGCGCGGTGGGCGTGGCGGGCTCGCTGCTGAGCGACGGGCTGCGCGAGCAGTTCGAGGCGGACGTGCGCACGGAGTACGAGGCGGTGCGCGCGAACCGCGCCGGCCGCCGCGACGCCGAGCGGCTGCTGCCGCTGGAGCAGGCGCGCCGGAACCCGGTGGCGATCGACTGGACCGCGTACGCGCCGACGCGCCCCGCGTCGCCGGGCGTGCGCGTGTACGACGACTGGCCGCTCGCGGACCTCGTGGAGCGCATCGACTGGACGCCCTTCTTCCAGACGTGGGAGCTCGCGGGCCACTATCCCGCGATCCTGGAGGACCCGACGGTGGGCGAGGCGGCGCGCGGGCTGTACCGCGACGCGCGCGCGCTGCTCGACCGCATCGTCAACGAGAAGCTGCTGACGGCGCGCGCGGTGGTGGGGCTGTGGCCCGCCAACGCGACCGGCGACGACGTGGTGCTGTGGGCCGACGAGACGCGCACGCGGCCGCTCGAGACCGTGCACTTCCTGCGGCAGCAGCAGGACAAGAAGGACGAGCGCCCGAACTACTGCCTGGCCGACTTCGTCGCACCCCGCGCCAGCGGGGTGCCGGATTGGATGGGCGGCTTCGCCGTGACGGCGGGCCTCGGCCTCGAGGCGATCGTCGCGGAGTACGAGGCGGCCAACGATCCGTACTCGGCGATCCTCGCGAAGGCGCTGGCCGACCGGCTGGCCGAGGCGTTCGCGGAGCGGCTGCACGAGCACGTGCGGCGCGAGCTGTGGGGCTACGCGCCCGACGAGGCGTTGGAGAACGCGTCGCTCATCCGCGAGGAGTACCGCGGCATCCGGCCGGCGCCCGGCTATCCCGCGTGCCCCGACCACACGGAGAAGGGGCCGCTGTTCGCGCTGCTCGACGCGACGGCGGCGATCGGGCTGCAGCTCACCGAGAGCTTCGCGATGTATCCGACGGCGGCGGTGAGCGGCTACTACATCGGCCACCCGGAGGCGCGCTACTTCGGGATCGGGAAGATCGGGCGCGACCAGGTGGAGGACTACGCGCGGCGTCGCGGGATGGACGTCGACACGGCGACGCGCTGGCTGGCGTCGAACATCGCGTAGCGGATCGGGGCGCCGCGGCGGCCCGGGCTCAGGGCCGCCAGACGTCCCAGCGGCCGCGGAGGCCGTGCACCATCGCCACCGCGGCCGCCGCCTGCATCGACCCGAGCTGGATCGCCAGCCCGCGCAGGCGGCGCGCGACGGGGTCGGGGCCGACCGCCAGCCAGAGCGCGCCCACCGCGGCGGCCGCGGCCAGCCAGACGGCGTACGGGCCGGCCGCGCGCCACGCCAGCGCGAGCGTCGCGATCCCCACCATCGCCAGCGCGAAGGGCAGCAGCAGCC
This Roseisolibacter agri DNA region includes the following protein-coding sequences:
- the metH gene encoding methionine synthase, which gives rise to METPAAPAVRTRAERLALLEPLLARRILVLDGAMGTMVQTYRLEEADYRGRGGPIPERFADWPVDLRGNNDLLVLTRPDVIGEIHRAYLAAGADILETSTFNSTAVSMADYRMSDLARELNVAGARLARSVADEFEAAEPERPRFVAGVLGPMNRSASISPDVNDPGFRNVTWDELVPAYAEAAHGLLEGGADILLVETIFDTLNAKAALFAIEQVFDEIGERVPVMISGTITDQSGRTLTGQTAEAFWYSMMHARPLSIGLNCALGAKDLRRHVQELARVADCFVTAHPNAGLPNEFGGYDESPEAMAAVLREFAEAGLVNVVGGCCGTTPAHIRAIAEVVADLPPRARAEIAPRLRLSGLEPVVVGPDTNFVNVGERTNVTGSKQFARLILAGDYPAALTVARQQVESGAQLLDVNMDEGMLDAEAAMTTFLRLLAAEPDIARVPVMIDSSKFSVIEAGLKNVQGKGVVNSISLKEGEAEFVRQATLVKRYGAAVIVMAFDEQGQADTVERKVDICARAYRILVEQVGFAPQDVIFDPNVFAIATGIEEHNAYGVAFIEAARRIRAELPHASISGGISNVSFSFRGNEPVRMAIHAVFLYHAIRAGLTMGIVNAGALPVYDDIDPELLARAEDVVLNRRPDATERLLEIAERFRGQKQAAVETDAWRALPVTERLSYALVHGIDAHVVDDTEEARLQFARPIEVIEGPLMDGMNVVGDLFGSGKMFLPQVVKSARVMKKAVAHLIPFIEAEKAERNDTRSAGKVLMATVKGDVHDIGKNIVGVVLQCNNFEVVDLGVMVPAATILETAKREGVDLIGLSGLITPSLEEMAFVAGEMQRQGFTTPLLIGGATTSKVHTAVKIAPQYSGPVVHVLDASRAVGVAGSLLSDGLREQFEADVRTEYEAVRANRAGRRDAERLLPLEQARRNPVAIDWTAYAPTRPASPGVRVYDDWPLADLVERIDWTPFFQTWELAGHYPAILEDPTVGEAARGLYRDARALLDRIVNEKLLTARAVVGLWPANATGDDVVLWADETRTRPLETVHFLRQQQDKKDERPNYCLADFVAPRASGVPDWMGGFAVTAGLGLEAIVAEYEAANDPYSAILAKALADRLAEAFAERLHEHVRRELWGYAPDEALENASLIREEYRGIRPAPGYPACPDHTEKGPLFALLDATAAIGLQLTESFAMYPTAAVSGYYIGHPEARYFGIGKIGRDQVEDYARRRGMDVDTATRWLASNIA